The stretch of DNA ACGAACGCAATGGCGGCGTACTGAACGCGTGAAGGTCGAGGGACCTTCACGCGGGATCGCCGCGGCGTTAGTGAGATCAATGTCAAACCATCCACATTCGGGTTATGGATAGCCGGCTCAGTTCGGGTCAGCACTCAGCATCCTCCCTCACGCCCCCGCGCCAGGCAAGAGTCGAGGAACCCTCAGAACCAGATTCCCCCTGTAATGGGGGTGTGTTGTTCGCGGCGCCAGGCTCGAGCGCCCTGCCGCCGTCCAAGCCGCACGCTGACTAGGCTGTGAGGGTGAAAACAAGCGCCATGATCAACAAGGTAAACCGAGCGGTGCAGTCCGTCACCCAGTGGGTCAACGGCCTGCGTCCGGTTCGCGTCTTCGCCCATTTCGGGAGAAGCGGCGGCGCGCTCCTCACCGGCGGGATGTCCTACCAGTCGATCTTCGCGGTGTTCGCAGCGCTCTGGGTGGCATTCTCTGTCGCCGGTTTGTGGCTCACCGCCAACCCGGCACTGCAGCACGCTCTCTATGACACGATCAATCAGTCGATCCCCAATCTGATCGGCGCAGACGGCATCGTCAACCCCGCGGAGCTCACCAACTCCACCGCGCTCAGCTGGTCGGCCGCCATCGCCCTCCTTGGGTTGCTCTCGACCGCTCTCGGCTGGATGTCGATCACGGCGCAGGCGATACGCACCATATTTCGGATGCCGCCCAACACGACATTCTTCCTGCTCCTGAAGGCGCGCGAACTCGGCCTCGGGCTTCTCTTTGGGTTCGTTCTTCTGGCGTCGGCCGCCCTCTCGGTGGCCAGCACGGAGGCGTTGCAGCTCCTCTTTCCGCTCGTCGGACTGCCGGTGGATTCCTTCTGGTTCGACGCAACGGTGCGCGTCGTCGGGCTCACCATCGTGCTTGTGATCGATACCGTGACTCTGGCCGTGCTCTTTCGCGTACTCTCCCAAATTCACATCCCGTTCCGGCGCCTCCTGGTCGGCTCCGTGCTGGGCGCTATTGGGCTCGGCGTGCTGAAGGTTCTGGGCAGCGTTCTGCTGCGCGGCGCCGGCGCAAACCCGCTTCTCGCCGCATTTGCCGTGATCATCGGCCTCTTGATCTGGTTCAAGCTCACGAGCACGGCAATCTTGCTTGCGGCATCCTGGATCGCCGTCGGGATGGCCGATGCCGGCCTCACCGCCCACAAACAGAGCGAGAGCGAGCAGGCAGAGCACGACGCACAGCGTGAAAACGATGCGCTGCGGATTGCGGCCGAGGTGGAGCTGCGCAACGCGCTGCAGGCACGAGCG from Leifsonia psychrotolerans encodes:
- a CDS encoding YihY/virulence factor BrkB family protein, encoding MINKVNRAVQSVTQWVNGLRPVRVFAHFGRSGGALLTGGMSYQSIFAVFAALWVAFSVAGLWLTANPALQHALYDTINQSIPNLIGADGIVNPAELTNSTALSWSAAIALLGLLSTALGWMSITAQAIRTIFRMPPNTTFFLLLKARELGLGLLFGFVLLASAALSVASTEALQLLFPLVGLPVDSFWFDATVRVVGLTIVLVIDTVTLAVLFRVLSQIHIPFRRLLVGSVLGAIGLGVLKVLGSVLLRGAGANPLLAAFAVIIGLLIWFKLTSTAILLAASWIAVGMADAGLTAHKQSESEQAEHDAQRENDALRIAAEVELRNALQARADAPWYSVWSADRRLRAARKYAHRHGVAGPN